A genomic stretch from Euwallacea fornicatus isolate EFF26 chromosome 28, ASM4011564v1, whole genome shotgun sequence includes:
- the LOC136347316 gene encoding SET and MYND domain-containing protein 4-like encodes MSEGAARVPHVNHQMLRHLQDTNTLVSFSSDFKKLPSNESRVTSVYNLMEGCGMLPVVMQDGKSNHRSDEMREMGNYAYKTKNARVSHEFYTKSLVYAEIGTDNVSLAYANRSAVLFENGLYRECLKDIEMALKNNYPERLIPKLVVRKRKAQNLVSKQEPVDYLTPVPSIPPQDQNPLIQSASNSVRIEHSPTMGRHVVATKTIEPGEIIAIEKSFCHVLIDQLYTHCHHCLKLCYTLFPCCNCTQALFCSETCQNEANSAYHQYECPILLTILSLELEHRLMHLRLTILVRDWYSKLDQCKIKQGEIYRSDRYEEIRNLEANTAKRSVSDLFNRSVHCAALYHVLSSATSFFKERDEQFEKGFKELLLFHMQAGPCNFHEIAELKSSDGCVAKKEIGAAALPFLSMFNHSCCPNITRYGYGTTVIAVAIERINAGDQCFDNYGSHHAITAKSERKDKLRKQYLFDCACIACVNNYPLYQNLEKLYNAEYGLTWRELEMMQSGGLVSAKKVLKEMVRKINMVCEFKPNKTLGELQEVLKQCLFIFETIKTPI; translated from the exons ATGAGTGAAG GTGCAGCAAGAGTTCCTCATGTGAACCATCAAATGTTACGCCATCTGCAGGACACGAATACACTTGTATCGTTTTCATCGGATTTCAAGAAGTTGCCTTCAAATGAGAGCCGAGTAACTTCTGTATATAATTTGATGGAGGGGTGTGGAATGTTGCCTGTTGTAATGCAAGATGGCAAGAGCAATCATAGGAGTGATGAAATGAG gGAAATGGGCAATTATGCGTATAAGACTAAAAACGCCAGAGTCTCCCACGAATTCTACACAAAAAGTTTAGTATATGCCGAAATTGGAACCGACAACGTTTCCCTTGCATATGCAAATCGATCGGCAGTCCTCTTTGAAAACGGTCTTTATCGGGAATGTCTAAAA GACATAGAAATGGCATTAAAAAACAACTATCCAGAACGTCTTATTCCTAAACTTGTTGTAAGAAAAAGGAAAGCCCAGAATTTAGTATCTAAACAAGAACCTGTGGACTATCTCACCCCTGTTCCATCGATTCCACCTCAAGACCAAAACCCCCTAATTCAATCGGCGTCTAACAGTGTTCGAATAGAACATTCCCCTACGATGGGACGACACGTTGTTGCTACCAAAACCATTGAACCGGGAGAAATTATTGCAATAGAGAAGTCCTTTTGCCACGTTCTTATAG ATCAGTTATACACTCACTGCCACCACTGTTTGAAACTTTGCTATACCCTATTTCCATGTTGCAATTGCACACAGGCCTTATTCTGCAGTGAAACTTGCCAAAATGAAGCTAATAGCGCATATCATCAATATGAATGTCCAATTTTGCTCACGATCTTATCGTTAGAGTTGGAGCACAGGCTGATGCATCTGAGACTTACGATTTTGGTTCGAGATTGGTATTCCAAGCTTGATCAGTGCAAAATTAAGCAGGGAGAAATTTATAGAAGCGACAG ATACGAGGAAATCCGCAATTTAGAAGCAAATACTGCCAAACGAAGTGTGTCTGACTTATTCAATAGGAGCGTACATTGCGCAGCTTTGTACCATGTGTTGTCTTCCGCCACTTCATTCTTTAAGGAACGGGATGAACAATTCGAGAAAGGATTCAAAGAGTTGCTGCTCTTTCATATGCAAGCCGGCCCATGTAATTTCCATGAA attGCAGAGTTGAAGTCTTCAGACGGCTGCGTAGCGAAAAAAGAAATAGGGGCCGCAGCCTTACCCTTCCTAAGCATGTTTAATCACTCTTGTTGCCCCAATATTACGAGGTACGGATATGGAACTACCGTTATTGCAGTAGCTATTGAGCGAATTAATGCCGGAGATCAATGTTTTGACAATTATGG TTCTCACCATGCGATTACTGCGAAATCGGAACGCAAAGACAAACTTAGAAAACAGTACTTATTTGACTGCGCTTGCATAGCTTGTGTGAACAATTACCCGTTGTATCAAAACTTAGAAAAGTTGTATAACGCAGAATATGGTCTTACTTGGAGAGAATTGGAAATGATGCAAAGTGGTGGTTTGGTAAGCGCCAAAAAAGTCCTCAAGGAGATGGTACGCAAGATTAATATGGTTTGCGAATTCAAGCCTAATAAGACTTTAGGGGAACTACAGGAGGTTTTAAAACAGtgcctttttatttttgaaacaataaaaactccGATTTAA
- the Nprl2 gene encoding GATOR1 complex protein NPRL2 isoform X1 yields the protein MHLDIVERKHCFTSIKDRPIRCIFFCEFHHTAGPKISCQVPTNYISKELFDSISVYIITKAELQRSTITVTLEDHKILGFPIKIDNKKYARNAFHFNLCFVCDSDARTVQYEHVVTKFSEYLMAMEIESGFLSTGNPGDKLTSILRRVLDDLNTKGECALVEGPIATHLKVCRIRSDPSVVLDHQVPVFIKELPPHQWDLTTQQVTPYIDGFNHVARIAALSDVDNNLVKACVQNLVYYGVVALVPLFQYGNIYCSTPKLRSLAHDNELQKRCLNYVARTHRQLPNLRDVFRMYTGMSRGTTIKDLCMRFNLANLRINERKLVQFGVLEGLIQRIQKYPVLVGDSSELQKTFTGINSVDEICCATGVGAQQLEDRLERDHNVVLLCK from the exons ATGCATTTAGACATTGTGGAGCGAAAACACTGCTTTACTAGCATAAAGGATAGGCCGATAAGatgcatatttttttgtgaatttcatCATACTGCAGGCCCTAAAATTTCCTGCCAG GTCccaacaaattatatttccaAAGAACTCTTTGATAGCATCAGTGTCTACATTATCACCAAAGCTGAGCTTCAAAGAAGTACCATCACAGT AACATTAGAAGATCACAAGATTTTGGGCTTCCCcattaaaattgataacaaaaaatatgctCGAAATGCGTTTCACTTCAATTTGTGCTTCGTCTGCGATAGCGACGCAAGAACCGTCCAGTATGAACATGTAGTGACAAAGTTTTCGGAATATCTAATGGCAATGGAGATTGAAAGCGGGTTCTTATCCACTGGAAATCCTGGTGATAAGCTAACTTCTATTCTAAGGAGAGTTTTGGACGATTTAAATACCAAAG GCGAATGCGCCCTTGTAGAAGGCCCCATAGCAACCCATCTAAAAGTCTGCAGAATCCGAAGCGACCCCTCTGTAGTCCTGGACCATCAGGTCCCAGTTTTCATTAAAGAATTACCGCCCCATCAATGGGATTTAACTACACAGCAAGTAACCCCATATATTGATGGTTTTAATCATGTCGCTAGAATAGCTGCACTGTCTGACGTAGACAATAACCTGGTAAAAGCATGTGTCCAGAATCTGGTGTACTATGGAGTGGTTGCTTTGGTTCCCTTATTCCAGTATGGAAATATTTACTGTTCCACCCCGAAATTGAGATCTTTAGCTCACGATAACGAATTACAA AAGCGTTGCCTGAATTACGTTGCTCGTACGCATAGGCAACTGCCAAATCTGCGCGACGTTTTCCGAATGTACACTGGAATGAGCAGAGGTACCACCATCAAAGACCTGTGCATGCGTTTCAATTTGGCCAATCTTCGAATTAATGAGCGAAAATTG GTTCAATTTGGCGTGTTGGAAGGCCTAATTCAACGTATTCAAAAGTATCCAGTCCTCGTAGGAGACTCGTCAGAGCtgcaaaaaacatttacaggCATCAATAGTGTGGATGAAATTTGCTGTGCCACTGGAGTGGGGGCTCAGCAGTTGGAGGACCGATTGGAGAGGGATCACAATGTTGtgcttttatgtaaataa
- the Nprl2 gene encoding GATOR1 complex protein NPRL2 isoform X2 — protein MHLDIVERKHCFTSIKDRPIRCIFFCEFHHTAGPKISCQVPTNYISKELFDSISVYIITKAELQRSTITVTLEDHKILGFPIKIDNKKYARNAFHFNLCFVCDSDARTVQYEHVVTKFSEYLMAMEIESGFLSTGNPGDKLTSILRRVLDDLNTKGECALVEGPIATHLKVCRIRSDPSVVLDHQVPVFIKELPPHQWDLTTQQVTPYIDGFNHVARIAALSDVDNNLVKACVQNLVYYGVVALVPLFQYGNIYCSTPKLRSLAHDNELQKRCLNYVARTHRQLPNLRDVFRMYTGMSRGSIWRVGRPNSTYSKVSSPRRRLVRAAKNIYRHQ, from the exons ATGCATTTAGACATTGTGGAGCGAAAACACTGCTTTACTAGCATAAAGGATAGGCCGATAAGatgcatatttttttgtgaatttcatCATACTGCAGGCCCTAAAATTTCCTGCCAG GTCccaacaaattatatttccaAAGAACTCTTTGATAGCATCAGTGTCTACATTATCACCAAAGCTGAGCTTCAAAGAAGTACCATCACAGT AACATTAGAAGATCACAAGATTTTGGGCTTCCCcattaaaattgataacaaaaaatatgctCGAAATGCGTTTCACTTCAATTTGTGCTTCGTCTGCGATAGCGACGCAAGAACCGTCCAGTATGAACATGTAGTGACAAAGTTTTCGGAATATCTAATGGCAATGGAGATTGAAAGCGGGTTCTTATCCACTGGAAATCCTGGTGATAAGCTAACTTCTATTCTAAGGAGAGTTTTGGACGATTTAAATACCAAAG GCGAATGCGCCCTTGTAGAAGGCCCCATAGCAACCCATCTAAAAGTCTGCAGAATCCGAAGCGACCCCTCTGTAGTCCTGGACCATCAGGTCCCAGTTTTCATTAAAGAATTACCGCCCCATCAATGGGATTTAACTACACAGCAAGTAACCCCATATATTGATGGTTTTAATCATGTCGCTAGAATAGCTGCACTGTCTGACGTAGACAATAACCTGGTAAAAGCATGTGTCCAGAATCTGGTGTACTATGGAGTGGTTGCTTTGGTTCCCTTATTCCAGTATGGAAATATTTACTGTTCCACCCCGAAATTGAGATCTTTAGCTCACGATAACGAATTACAA AAGCGTTGCCTGAATTACGTTGCTCGTACGCATAGGCAACTGCCAAATCTGCGCGACGTTTTCCGAATGTACACTGGAATGAGCAGAG GTTCAATTTGGCGTGTTGGAAGGCCTAATTCAACGTATTCAAAAGTATCCAGTCCTCGTAGGAGACTCGTCAGAGCtgcaaaaaacatttacaggCATCAATAG